GTGGACTGACGTCTGAGCGCTGGACACAGGAACCAGATTCCACTTGATCTGGCTCACCTTTATCTTTCAGTGTCAACCTTTTGTCACCACACAAGGCTGACACAGTGATGCCTCCACATGCTGCCTTCAACCCCTGCCAGTCATCTCTGAGGTATTTCAAGTACTGCACAAAGTactccagaaagcaggtttcaGCTGAGATGAGAAAGTCAAGGAGGATGCTGTGGTCAAAGGAGATGCTctgaagcagaaacacaaagTGGCAATGAGGGTTGAAGCCAGACGCACAGGCTGCCTCCAACGCTGCAGCTTCATCCAGCCCAGAACTCAGTCTACAGATAAGACAAAAATCTGATTCAGAACATGACATATACACACCAACAGCTTATTTATTACTTATTTACTCAAGAGAGTAAATCAagcaaagagacagaaacacaaatttatattttaaagcaaaatattttaatgtgagCTTTTAGGGAATCTTGAAAGGTCTCCAGAAATTCACATCAGCCAATCACCTTTTTACTATTAGCTTTGTTTGAATGTTATGTTGATGGAATAAATGACACACGCATCTGTTGTACCTGTAATGCAGAAATATGAAGAGCAGCGCTCTGGCTGCCTCCATCATGTCATCATCTTGCTCTCCAAACAGCAGGCTGATCCAGCAGCAGAGGTGAGTGACCTCTCTCAGTCTGAAACTACACCGTCTCAGGAAGCCCCACAAACTCTGCAGAGATGCATGAACCTTTGTGGCAGTGTCCATTCCTGcgtgaagacacacacacaggcctcgACACTTTAAAGTGCGGTTCAACTTCTTTGTTTTCAAGCAccaactttttcactttttactGTGATATTTAGAGAGCATCAAATGTGATGCATGCAGTCTGAAGTGTATGTGTATtggtaatgtatttttttaattctcaccTGATCCTGCAGCTGTTTGGATGTGAATCTCGATGGACTTAAGAAGAATCAGGCTGACAGCTCTCAGCACGACACAATCTGAGTTCGGACTTTCATCTCCCACGATGTGTCTCGTTCCTCCAAAGAAAGCAGCAGACTCCACTTGAACACTCTGTAACCAATTATCAGCAGCTGCTAACACAGTCTGAGCTAGCATGCTCATATCAGAACTCCAGTTTCCACATCTCAGCTGAGTCGATGCCATCACCCCCGAAGTCCAGTCCTCTCCGACCTTCTGAAGGACAGCTCTCTTTAGAAAAAGTAGCACTCGCTTTTTCACATAATACTCTGAGGAGCAGCTGATGGTTAGGAGGGCCAAGGAGTGATGGTAAGTAAGTCTCTGACTCTTCAAACAGGAACCAGGTCCACACACTAAACTGGAAGTAGTCAGCACCTCCAGCAGGTCCAGCATTAGGCAGAATGTTGTTCCCCAGTGTGCACTTCTGGTGAAATCCACCACACACTGTGACATCTCTTTCTTCTCCTCAGGAAACAGTTTTGAACATAAAGCACTCAGGCTGCTGTCAAAACCTGCCAGAAGTGTCATCACAAACTCTAATGGAAGAAAACGAAGACATTCAAAATGAGAGACTGGATAAAACCGACCATCATCCTGCAAACATCGTGGCTTACTCTGATGAGTTACCCCAGCAAGCGCACAAATTAATTTGTTCACAGTTTTAATAAGAAACTTAAAGTAATTTAATTCAACTAAAAATTTAACAAATCTCTGATTACAGTTTCTACAATGTGATAATTTGCTGGTGctgtgtattatttatttttaacggTAACATAAAGATCTTGGATTTTGGACTCTGGctttgaaaattaaaatcacGATCATTAGTTGTAGATATAATGTTGACTGtatattagatagaaagcactttggcatagaaaaaagtgtttgtatgaaaGTGTgcgaatgggtgaatgaggcatgttgtataaagtgctttgagtggtcaaagtagagtagaagcTGCTTCTTTGGACATCATTCAGAGAGAACTACACAAAACCAGTCAGGTTAGCATTTTTATTCCAGTCTCATTACAACCAACGTTACAATGGCTGCAAATTGGGCCTCGTTCTGTCaactgtatgtttttactgtggTCATAATTACAAGATCATCAAAAACATTAtacatcaaaaaacaaacaaaatgattgaTCTTCATGATTTACTGAACTGTGATGATTTCTGGTAGCAGCTCTCTACTTGTGCGAGCAGCTTGAAGAGTGAAGAAGGGTTATATGGGAAaagtttctttgtgtgcagcCTCATCACCACCTCTCTGAGCTCTGACAGACAGAGGACGGCTTTGACTGATATCTCACCTGTGAGCTGCCATGACAGAGGTGACATGTTTGTGCATGATGTTTGCTCACTATGTGACTGTAATAACCTTTCTGCTCTTGTTTCCAGGGTGGAGTTGGGTTCAGTCAGTGAGGCTGGTGTTGACTCACACTGGTTCACATTCAAGGAAGTAAATGTGCTTTTCTCACATATGGACGCCACTATTTGAACCTCAGGATCCTGTGTGTTCTCAGGATCAGACTCATCAGAGCTCTCATAGTCTACAAGGCGAAGCTCCGCAGGCAGACAGAAGCGCTCCCCTGGTGGACTGACGTCTGAGCGCTGGACACAGGAACCAGATTCCACTTGATCTGGCTCACCTTTATCTTTCAGTGTCAACCTTTCATCACCACACAAGGCTGACACAGTGATGCCTCCACAAATCaggaaaattatattaaaaagatAGCCAAGAAATTAAGAATACCAGTCAGCAGTGTTAAAACTACAATTAAGAAGGGGAAAATGAGGgaaaatgtcaggaaaattgtttgggatgcaaagaaaaacccacaaataaCTTCAGTTCACATCCAAAACTCGCTGGGAAAATGGTGTGGCTGCTTCCAGGTGCACAATAAGGAGGCACGTGAAGAAAAATGGGCTGCATGGTCGAGTCCCCAGTAGAAAGCCATTACTGTGCCAGTGCCACAGAACAGCCTGCTTACAGTATGCCAAACagtacagagacaagcctcaaaACTTCTAGTCCAAAGTTACTTGGAGTGATGAGGGCAAAATTGATGTTTTTGGCAACAGCCATAAATGCTACATTTGGAGAGGAGTCAACAAAGCCTATGATGAAAAGTACACCATCCCTACTGTGAAACATGAAGGTGGATCGCTGATGCTTTGGGGATGTGTGAGCTACACAGGTACTGGGAACTTGGTCAAAATTGAAGGTAAGATGAATGTAGCATGTTACCAGAACATACTGGAGGAAAAGTCCAGAAGCTGCGCATGAGATGCACTTGGACAtgtcaacatgacaatgatccagAACACAGACCCAAGTCAACCTGTCATTGGCTACAGCAGAAAAAAGTGACGGTTCTGGAGTGGTCGTCTCGGTCTGCAGTTCACACAAGACAGACCACGAATTCACTGGAGCTGGAGGCAAGAAGAATGGGCAGCTTTACCATCTGAGTAAATAAAGCGCCCCATCCACAGCTACCACAAAAGACTGCCAATGATGTTAAATGAGGAAATACTATTAAGAAGTTagggtatgtaaacttttgatcagggtCATTTGAGTAGTTTCTGTTGCCattatgattttaaaatgacaaactaAGTACTACCACCAACCACTAACATGAGTGAAAGACAAGCTTTTGTGTTATCGTTCAAAATCAAATTTTGCCAGTATGTAAGTTTTCAGCACAACTGTACATAATGTGTATACGACAGTAGAACAGGTCCCCTTTAAATCCACAAACACTGTTTACCTCGATGAGCTCCTTTAAGCAGATTTTTGGAGACATCAGTCAATGACCACAGACAGGCGTCTAATTCAAGACCGGGAGGTGAGCTCTGAAATGTCTGTTCGCATTTCTTCTGCCAGACAGGACTGATGGTTCCCTGAGAAATTTaagcagatacacacacacttacacatagTACAATAAACTGCTTATGACTGTGTATAATTCAATTCCTGTGTACTTctacaaaaacaaccaatcctTCATTTGAAATTTCTAACTTTGATCTTTCTTGTACGTACAGATATTTGTGGGACAGGCCTGGAAACTTGTTTGTTGCACCAGGAAGCAAGCACTGTGTTGTATGTGGTTAAGAACGCATCACAtggtttaaaaatgtgataaataaatacaactaTTTAGAGACAGAAGACTCTAGAAGACTGCAGAGTGAGTTGACTGTcagacaagaagaaaaccaaTCAACCATAAAGACAACCAATCAATAGCAGCACATACTCCACAATGAAATAGAGCCTGTCTGGACATAGAGACGGCTACTTGTAAGCCATCCTTCCATTAATACTGTTGTGCTTAACTTTGTTTCCACTGTCAACAAATATGGCAAAAAGAAGCCATtctgcagggaaaaaaacatgacaaGAACAAATATTCTACAATTCCCTCCAAAATTTGGATGctatgcaaaatgtaaataaaaatagaatggaATGATATGCTAATCATTTCAACACTTTATTTCATTCAAAATTGTACAAAGACAGCGCATAAATTCCCTACTTGCCCTTGCCTTCCTCCAAGCTCTGTTCCTCTACCAGGGGCCTGAGAGCTTGAGGGCCCTGCTCGGTACCTTAGCTGTTCCCGGGACTACACTCTTCTGgtcagagatctcagatgtcgttcctggaatctgccaTTCtctcagtttgggggtcactgccctgagtgttccaattaccacggggaccgCTGTTACCTtacctctctagctcttctctcagctcttGGTATTAattgagcttctcgtgttccttcttcttgatgttgctgtcGCTTGGTATTACTATGTTTATCACTACGGTTTTCTTCAGCTGCTTGTCCACTACTaatatgtctggttggttagccatcaccagtttgtaagtagctgatattgaaaaatcttgccaatggctggacaaagctgggctgaaagacagcacagaggcagcaATCattgcagcacaagaacaagctctaagcaaaGAAGTGATGGAGGTCtaaccacaccaggcaagaccccaggtgcaggctgtgcagattacctctgagacaatccagcacataacagcagggtgcaagatgctaccaggcagggcatacatggaacgccataaccaagtggctgacatagtatacaggaacactGTGCTGGttatggcctggaagtcccaagaTCAAAATGGAAcacacccccaagggtggttgagaatgacagagctaagatccggtggaacttccagatacaggcggacaaactggtgacggctaaccaaccagacatattagtggtggacaagcagaggaaaaaggccgtagtgatagatgtagcaataacAAGCAGAAGTAACATCAGAAAAAGGAATATGAGAAactcaataaataccaagggctcagagaagagctacaGAGAAGCTGATGCAGAAGGACCTTCACTCACATGTTCACCACTCGCTGAAGAACGCAAGTTTAACCAGTTAACTGGGTTCTCTATCACTGCTATGCATGttgtcattattttattatattaccattattgttattaatgaATGTTACAGTTTAACTTTGTTACTAATTATAGTAAATGTAAGTCAGAGTCAACTAAAATGATGTTTTCTTGCCGACTATATAAAGTAGAATGACAAAACAGACTTAATGCAGGGGTTTAATAGTgaacatgtactgtatgtatcaTAGATGATTTTGCATCACAGAAGTCCAGAAATGTACAGTTTTAAATGAAAGCTAGGAGAGACTTTGAATAAgatattatttgtattttgcttGGGGAAACAGGTAGGACTTTCTAAATCTTTGCACAAAACCTGAAAAAGGGTTGTTGTGTAAATTATgttatttaagttatttattgttactttatttatttattttgttgcgTGACATTTGTATGCATGTAAAGTAAATAAACCTTTACAAGATATGCATCTTATACAGTTATACAGATCAGGGTGTGTGAGGCATAGGCCAGGTTGGTCAACTCACCTAGGGCACCAAAATGGCTAGAGCCGGCTCTGGCTGTTAGCTACCCAGTCATTAGCACTAGAAAGCGGTCGTTCAGTACATTATACATCATTTTTTGTTGAAAATTAATGCACATGGTCACGACTACTTACAGATTTGTGGATAAGGTAGTAAACACACTTTGATGCTGTCTTTGCTGCCAGATGTGAGATAATGTGGTCTTCAGCCTGGAACTGGTAGACCTGTGGAACAGTGGGCTTTTCAGTAATGAAATCATTTACTGTattctggtgttgtgccaaaaatgatcgtctgccataaagtgattccgatgtttctatgtgtttttatttagcaATATAAGCAAAGGCATTACacatagagtgcagtcagcatgattcaTAAAGGGCTTGtggataaaatgaagaaataacctgttttgcaagaatctttatgagtctgtgttattgcacctacattataatcaatccagagctttttggccactcaaaatatttttatagaactgtgatgttatatttgttgcaatttctgcaggcTTCTGAGCCCGATTTCTGtttacaaagacatttttaatgtcaatgacagtttttaccttgattacaaaaaaaaaaacaaaaaaaaaaacacatatataaaagtcacattgccaaaaactgattgcagtttctaccttgtgataaaaatgctgtttgtcactcaaaatgacctgatatcattcatgagagatatgtttgagatatgcttcacagattataggttaacaagtcatttacaggcGTTTAAATGCAGGCGGTCATTTTCTGGCAAACACCGAATATCactttttttggcacaacaccggcaacTGTGCGTTTTACTCCCCCTGATCAGGGGTAGTACTTACAAGATATGGCATAAGATCCATGTCTTCAAACAACACCTTCAGGACTTCCACGCAATAAAACGTCACATCTGGAGGCAGGGCCTGAGACGTCAAACTGGAGGAAATCCTCTCTACGAAAGACATAATGCACGTCCGCTCCGCAATGTTTTCATTGCAGTATTCTAGAGGAGAACCCTCTCTGTCTTTACCGGGCACTAGTCCACGAAACCCGGAATATATCATGCTCGCCACATCGGCAGCACTTTGTTCAGGACACGTTCCCGCAAGAAAACATCGGTACGCCTCCGTCAGACAGTTAAAGAACCCCGTCTTTATAGACTGGTCTTTACAACTGGCAGTGTGCTCCATTGCGCAGCTACTTCCGCGTAGACTTGCCACGTGATATACACACGGAAGCAGAGCTACAAAAGACATCAAacaacaccaaaataaaacaaagttattAAAAGTCTTAGAAAATAAAACCAACTCAAACTCGTCCCAGTTCAGTGGAAAAGATATAACAGTGAATACAATATTATGACTTGAATTACTACATTTATCGTGAGCTGATGTAATGTGTCTAGTAAATCTGTTGGACACAGAGGCTCTGTGACCTATATGCTTGGGGGGTGCCTTGCATCATATGTGCATGTTTtgctactttattttttatttaacttcatCGTAATATGCAATTTTATACGTATACTTTATAAGTATACTTCGCAAATGATAAATCCTCGGTGTGTTTAGAGTTGTAGCAATGatgattttattctgaaagacTGCAGACGGAAGTGTCATTGTTTTTGCTGATGGAGTCACGTTGGTGTAGCTCTTCGCATTCACTTTGTGGTTAAATCTTAGTGTAGAACAGGTGAATTATCCCCGTCATTAcctataaagaaataaatcaaagtTTACCACTAAACGTTGGTGTTTAGTGTTGTAGTTGTGTTGAAAGTGACGGAAAGATGCAGCTTTGACAACTTCAATCTTTCCGTCTGCCTGGAAGCTGATTGGCTCAGTTAAACGTCGGTTCAGCGTCTGAGAAGTAAGTCTTTGTTTTATAGaatcacagctgctgtttttgacaTTGAAGGCGTAGAATTATTTTTGCTATCGATGTATTCTGTCTGTTTGGGTTTATTACTACCTAATTCTCATagtacaaaaagtaaaaaaataaaaagcgaGCTAATGCTGTTAGCTTTCTGGCTAACTAGCGTCAGCTAACATTCCAAGATACGTACAGCCTTAAAACACAGCTAATTTTATAATAATCTACTTTTGTTACACTTTCTGTGGTCATGGAAACGATCTGTCTTAACTACCGAGCTTTTTATAGTAATCTTTATTGTTTACTTTTACGTGTTTTGCATTACTGGTTATGTTAGCAAATAAAGCCACACTATTGTCTATTGTTTATCGTAAACGAGTTAGACTAACCAACCAAACTTTTGCAGGGTTTAAGGTAATGATAGCTAACGCGACGTTTCCTACCCATTTGCAAAGTTTTCCCTGGCTGGCTAAAAATAAAGCTAATTTAAGGCTGTACTATTTCAATTAGCGTTTACGTTTGCAACACATCTCCGATTTCGGTATTTACCTATCTAATTATTACTGTTGTGTggttataattattttttagtaATAGTAGGAGTGCATCCATAACATTAACTGTTTTCCGTGACTGTACTCAGtaatctaaaaaaacaaaagaaaaatgttttcactttaTTGTTTCacagctttttgctgattgCGTGTTTGTGATACCAGTGGAAACGAATTCTTTCATCAGAGCGCACCAATACAGCTTCAAGTGTAGTTCCGATATGACTAAAAGAAGCTCATCTCTTCAACTGGTCAAAAGGTGCATTttaatttctaaaatatttgattttgtttaaaaGGACAggaaagtcctttttttttaatattagcgTATTTTCTCTCAAGAAGGGAAACCATAAAACCTGTTAGGCCTGTTGTTAATCAAGTCATGGTCAAGCCTTTGTTACCTGGAGCAAAATAGTTTGTATCTCTGAAAATCCATTGCTGTAAAATGCACCTCTGTTGATAACCCAATTTATAATCAGGTCCACACTTAGTTGGACAAagacaatttttgtagttttgcctctgtacagcACCatggtggattttaaatcaaacaatgtgTTTCAGGTGTAGTCTTAGTGCAGCTTTAAgtcacagaagacaactaaagtgcatcattacagaattatttccatgattcacaacatctaaccaagtcaaaaACACTCAAGGAGGTAGGTGCATCATTCTCAAAATCTGCAATCCAAAGACACCTACATGAATATAAATACAGAAGGTTTACAACAATGTGCACATTACTGGATATACTCATGAGCAAGAAggtcagaaaacatctaaaggaACCTgaggaagcagcaggatgaattctgaagtgtacagggctatactcaGATCAGTTTCTCACCACTGTGCCATGAAGCTGCTATTTTTCGTTATTGGTGGCGAAGCGGGATGAAGGCTCTGTGTACACAAAAGATGGTGACGGTGGAGCTATAACGGCTAACGTATGCTAATTTCCTTGTTCAGCCATTTTCTCCCAGGTCGTTCGCCTCCCAGGTCCTTTATACCCGACCTATCATGACCCtgtgccccacagtttgagaaacactgagtTAACCAAACAAGCAATATGGGTTAAGAACAGTTTAAATTCTTTCTCTTCAGATAAAGGTGTTCCAGTCGAGCGCAGCATCCAGGCGTCCATGAAAAATAGGGTTTACAAGATTGAGTGGAGTCAGAAATTAACATAAAATTTGCTAGCTGACATTTAAAGATATACGATTTTCTTACTGGGGtatttctaaaaaaataaaaaatgatgatTTGCTACCCTGTGGCTAGACAGTATGGGTACGCTATTAAAACACTACAACACAAATAATGTGTTTGAGAGGTTGTTTTCAACAAATTCTGCATTTGCAATGACAATGACCTGATTAGCAGAGACAAGTTATCAAATAGAAAGACGTATACCATAATACcagaaatgaaacagtgaataCTATTTCCAGTAGAATTACACAATTCTCAATATCCAGTTTTatattttggtttaaaaaaattgatTCTCCCATgtacttaaaaataaactattttaaGTCATTCAGTTGATGATGGCAGAtggtttaaaattaaattacatgTTAGAATGATTTCTGAGAAGCCTACGAACTAGGGCTGCAGCTATCTATTTTAGTAATGGAGTATTCCATGGATTAATTAAGTAATCTGttaaatacttttgtcttattaataagcaataataaatatttagaaGTGAGAAAAAAGCAAaggtcttttaaaatgaactgctgattggtttccattttagaaattgcagtgtttttagttttgctgcaTGCATGTGCCAAAAAACTAAACCCTTTCAATGTATTCATGTGCCATgttaaaatcactttttttttttctcacattgcAACAATAAATAATCACACAAGAAAggaataacattttaaaaagccgTTACTTTGTCTAGGTACTGGCAatcaaaaaatcaaaatcaaaatgtaatgTGGAAAATTGCTCTACTGAAATCAAGAGGGCAccaaatatacacacaaaattTCAGTCCAGCATCTCAAATGGTCTTTGAGCTATCACATATCTGCACCTTggtaaaactgctgaaaaagtgGTTTTAGGCCCCCTTgcacaaaaaagtaaacaaGATAGCCATGGTTTTTGTCTGTATTCCTGTCAGTCATACCCGCTATTCCTCTCACTTAATGAGAAGGAATATTTATAAAGTTATGGCCTTGAAAAAATGCCTTCCTGGCCAATTGCACCAGTGGTGCTTTGGACAAAATGGCATTATTGAAAGCTCCCTACACAAAATGTGTGCACAGTTGAAGCTGGAAACCACCATTTACTCAATTAAACATGTAAGGAGAGTTAGCCTATTTTTCTTGAAGCTGTTAGGAAACCAAACCTTTAAGATATTAACATCTAAATATGCTTTCAGGACATTTTTCTGCCCTCGCTGCATCTTTCagatcagtcattttttttggaAGAGCTTTTGATAATTGGCCTGTGATGTAATTTCACATCATTATTACCATCTTTATCATTCGGGCTTGATTTATGCTTCAGTGAGAAACCTACACCATAACTACATCATAACCACAAACCTTCCTGCATCCTTTGCTGTAACCATCAtataacctgacatgcacctcccGAGAAATGCAACCGCAGGTTGAGGGATTGTGGCGTGCTGCATTGATTCATTGACATAATCGATGAtgtcgactacaaaaattagtcAACATGGAATTTTAACATTGAAGTGGTAAAACCCATctatctattttcttccacttatcatgtgattttgtaactgcagtacactacaggaagatatgagggtagtattgcctccattgtatgccaataacaacaatatcaatgaagaagaaagtaatGTGAACAATATAACgatggtggaacagagaggagggtggagaaaatgaaagaaaatggagatagactgtcaaaggtgtgggagcatttcacaggaaacaaaaacatagTTGAATGCAGAGTGCAAATATCATactatgataaaaagatttcaacatagattcacacagtacaaccgCAATGacacaaaatagcagcacaattattttaacaataacagaatagtaTCTACTATTATTTACTATCGAATGGATGCATTTTCACATACTGGTGGAAGTGAGGAAGTACAGTTTTCATACTGGCGTGATTAAAGTCTCCAGCCACAATTGCCACGTtgccattagtacctactcattgtggctcgactggtctcggcacagtttgtaggcatttccattagtgcctggtaccaggtacttgtttagtacccactcagctggggttccaagcgatccaTAAAAGTGACgcggaagaacagcatgccactgattggccagggagtgttgtcactagttgagtcatgagagcgactccttcaccagaatcaaccgtgtcattttaaaaacccgacggcaagaaaatggaggcacacAAAGCACCGGTTGGATACCCAGACcaacagtttgcagcggtagttttgcaacaagagagccatctgaaatgcAGACACAGTATACGTATTTTAACCCTATACTGCTGGGTGATCGCCCCTGAAGCACCGGTCacctgcccctactagccgtgaacagctggttaacacttGAGGCGACTGATCAAAagaactttgaattactgtaattacatgaccgtttgtcctatcagaaaaattcaaactgtttctgaaagctgagaaactgcacttcacacccaacatatgACTATTAtgtaattgttgccagaagtacGCGAGCAATGACACTTTAAGTACACTGAGCCCATTACAGTGTAGGGTTAATAtttaatgataaccttcatccattaaaacattgtatgatggacttatgcatgatgacaaTAGTAAACTGGTATTAGttatgttagcttgcctctatctcatccactgttgtgttttgagttgcaTACAGATTacatcaagagactactgcctgcattgctatattgactccacccacattgaggtggCACTCAATTGCAacggaaacaaaacaagaccctGGTGAGTCGTGCAGAGTCGAGTCAACccgcgctgagtaggtactaatggaaacgcggcAAATGAAAACTTCTTCTGGATGTGCAGATTGCAGTTCATTGATGGGAGTGGTAGAGAACATTTAGGGCTTCTCTGGTGTTTTCCCTGGGGCGATATACActgctgtgatgatgatgacagtgaGTTCCCTAGGCAGATAGAAAGGTCTACATTTTATAGTCAGTAGCGCCACGTTAGAAGAGCAGTGGCTTGAGATCGTCACTGCATTATTACACTGGTTGTTGTTGGTGAATTTGAAAACACCCCCACCCCTGGTTTTACCAGTGAGAGAGTTGCTTCTATCTAACCGGAAAATGTGTTAGCCCCTCCATGCTAACAGCTTTGTCTGAAATAGATGGATTCAGCTATGTCTTGGTAAAGATTATGGCACAGCAATCCCTCACCTCCCATTTTGTTGTTAAGTCCAGCCTTAAATA
This genomic interval from Archocentrus centrarchus isolate MPI-CPG fArcCen1 unplaced genomic scaffold, fArcCen1 scaffold_32_ctg1, whole genome shotgun sequence contains the following:
- the lins1 gene encoding protein Lines homolog 1 produces the protein MEHTASCKDQSIKTGFFNCLTEAYRCFLAGTCPEQSAADVASMIYSGFRGLVPGKDREGSPLEYCNENIAERTCIMSFVERISSSLTSQALPPDVTFYCVEVLKVLFEDMDLMPYLVYQFQAEDHIISHLAAKTASKCVYYLIHKSGTISPVWQKKCEQTFQSSPPGLELDACLWSLTDVSKNLLKGAHREFVMTLLAGFDSSLSALCSKLFPEEKKEMSQCVVDFTRSAHWGTTFCLMLDLLEVLTTSSLVCGPGSCLKSQRLTYHHSLALLTISCSSEYYVKKRVLLFLKRAVLQKVGEDWTSGVMASTQLRCGNWSSDMSMLAQTVLAAADNWLQSVQVESAAFFGGTRHIVGDESPNSDCVVLRAVSLILLKSIEIHIQTAAGSGMDTATKVHASLQSLWGFLRRCSFRLREVTHLCCWISLLFGEQDDDMMEAARALLFIFLHYRLSSGLDEAAALEAACASGFNPHCHFVFLLQSISFDHSILLDFLISAETCFLEYFVQYLKYLRDDWQGLKAACGGITVSALCGDKRLTLKDKGEPDQVESGSCVQRSDVSPPGERFCLPAELRLVDYESSDESDPENTQDPEVQLVASVCEKSTFTSLNVNQCESTPASLTEPNSTLETRAERLLQSHSEQTSCTNMSPLSWQLTGEISVKAVLCLSELREVVMRLHTKKLFPYNPSSLFKLLAQVESCYQKSSQFSKS